A portion of the Flavobacterium magnum genome contains these proteins:
- the fbaA gene encoding class II fructose-bisphosphate aldolase has protein sequence MGHNIKPGVATGDQVQEIFRYAKEKGFALPAVNVTGSSTINGVLETAAKLKAPVIIQFSNGGAQFNAGKGLSNAAEQSAILGAIAGAKHIHTLAEAYGATVILHTDHCAKKLLPWVDGLIEASEKHFAETGKPLYSSHMLDLSEEPMHENIEICKQYLERMSKMGMTLEIELGITGGEEDGVDNSGVDHSELYSTPEDVDYAYSELLKVSPRFTIAAAFGNVHGVYKPGNVKLTPTILRDSQEYIQKKHNTGKNPVDFVFHGGSGSTVEEIREAISYGVIKMNIDTDLQFAFTEGIRDYMTGKIDYLKTQIGNPEGSDAPNKKHYDPRKWVREGEVTFNARLEQAFADLNNVNTL, from the coding sequence ATGGGCCACAATATAAAACCGGGGGTTGCGACAGGCGATCAGGTACAGGAAATTTTCAGGTATGCCAAAGAGAAAGGCTTTGCCCTTCCGGCAGTCAATGTGACCGGGTCCAGTACCATCAACGGTGTCCTGGAGACCGCTGCAAAGCTGAAAGCGCCCGTGATCATCCAGTTTTCTAATGGTGGTGCCCAATTCAATGCAGGCAAGGGGCTTTCAAACGCCGCTGAGCAATCGGCGATTTTAGGCGCGATTGCCGGAGCGAAACACATCCATACTTTGGCAGAAGCATATGGCGCGACGGTCATTTTGCATACAGACCATTGTGCAAAAAAACTGCTCCCATGGGTTGACGGCCTGATTGAAGCCAGCGAAAAACACTTTGCCGAAACAGGCAAGCCGCTTTACAGTTCGCACATGCTTGACCTGTCTGAGGAGCCGATGCATGAAAATATCGAAATCTGTAAGCAATATCTCGAGAGGATGAGCAAAATGGGGATGACCCTTGAAATCGAGCTTGGTATTACCGGTGGAGAGGAAGATGGAGTCGACAATTCTGGTGTCGACCATTCCGAGCTGTATTCGACGCCCGAAGACGTGGATTACGCGTATTCAGAACTGCTGAAGGTTAGTCCGCGTTTCACCATTGCCGCAGCTTTCGGTAATGTACACGGCGTTTACAAGCCAGGCAATGTGAAGCTTACGCCAACCATCTTAAGGGATTCGCAGGAGTATATCCAAAAGAAGCACAATACCGGAAAAAATCCGGTTGATTTCGTATTCCACGGCGGTTCCGGATCGACGGTGGAAGAAATCAGGGAAGCAATCAGTTATGGCGTGATCAAGATGAATATTGATACCGACCTGCAGTTTGCTTTTACAGAGGGCATACGCGATTACATGACCGGAAAAATCGATTACCTGAAAACACAGATAGGCAATCCAGAAGGATCGGACGCCCCCAACAAGAAACATTACGACCCGAGGAAATGGGTGCGCGAAGGTGAAGTGACTTTCAACGCGAGGCTGGAACAGGCTTTTGCCGATTTGAACAACGTAAATACTTTGTAG
- the accD gene encoding acetyl-CoA carboxylase, carboxyltransferase subunit beta — MAWFKRTEKGITTATEDKKDVPKGLWYKSPTGKIIDADELARNLYVSPEDGFHVRIGSKEYFEIIFDNNEFKELDAKMTSKDPLHFVDTKKYSDRLKDAMDKTKLKDAVRTGVGKSKGRDLVVCCMDFAFIGGSMGAVVGEKIARGIDYSIKNKVPFVMISKSGGARMMEAAYSLMQLAKTSAKLAQLADAKIPYISLCTDPTTGGTTASYAMLGDVNISEPGALIGFAGPRVVKDTTGKELPEGFQTAEFVLEHGFLDFITPRKELKNKINLFLDLILNQNIR; from the coding sequence ATGGCTTGGTTTAAAAGAACAGAAAAAGGAATTACAACCGCTACGGAAGATAAAAAGGATGTGCCTAAGGGACTCTGGTACAAATCACCCACCGGTAAGATCATCGACGCCGATGAATTGGCACGAAACCTTTACGTATCACCCGAGGACGGTTTCCACGTTAGGATCGGCAGTAAGGAATATTTTGAGATCATCTTCGACAATAACGAATTTAAGGAGCTCGATGCCAAAATGACGTCGAAAGACCCCTTGCATTTCGTGGATACCAAGAAGTATTCCGATCGTCTTAAAGATGCCATGGACAAGACCAAGCTGAAGGACGCAGTACGTACCGGAGTTGGAAAATCGAAAGGGCGCGACCTCGTTGTGTGCTGCATGGATTTCGCGTTCATTGGCGGTTCTATGGGTGCCGTTGTCGGGGAGAAAATCGCACGCGGTATTGACTACTCGATTAAAAATAAAGTCCCGTTCGTAATGATTTCCAAATCTGGTGGAGCCAGGATGATGGAGGCGGCCTATTCGCTGATGCAGCTCGCCAAGACTTCGGCAAAGCTGGCGCAACTGGCGGACGCTAAAATTCCATACATTTCACTTTGCACCGATCCTACGACGGGAGGCACAACCGCGTCCTACGCCATGTTGGGCGATGTCAACATTTCCGAGCCGGGTGCTTTGATCGGGTTTGCCGGGCCACGTGTGGTAAAAGATACAACGGGCAAAGAATTGCCTGAAGGTTTCCAGACCGCCGAGTTCGTCCTCGAGCATGGTTTCCTGGATTTTATCACACCCCGTAAAGAATTGAAAAACAAGATCAATCTCTTCCTCGATTTGATTCTCAATCAAAATATAAGATAA
- a CDS encoding beta-N-acetylhexosaminidase translates to MLKKIFFVCLLVQQMAAQSVLPLIPLPEKVTPGNGNFTLDSKTVIVAESGSFEAKFLRDYVESTFGLRLKITSVPAAKGVHVIAFQLQIPDTTAFDSEQYVLDISAERINIAAAASQGQFYAVQTVIQLLPTDKTKSVRIPCLRITDRPKFKWRGMHLDVSRHFFPVDFVKRYIDYLASYKMNTFHWHLTDDQGWRIEIKKYPKLTQVGAWRNGTMVGHYNEQRYDTIKYGGFYTQQQIKEVVAYARERHITVVPEIEMPGHALAALSAYPELACTDGPFEAAKGWGVFEDVFCPKEETFTFLENVLSEVIELFPSEYIHIGGDECPKTRWKSCAHCQGLIRQLGLSDEHELQSYFITRIEKYVNAKGRKIIGWDEILEGGLAPNAAVMSWRGTEGGTAAAKLHHNVVMSPGSHCYFDQYQADPASQTQPIAIGGLITLEKVYSFNPIPEALSEAESKYILGAQANVWTEYILNEDHVEYMVFPRITALAEVLWGTADPAKFNDFTKRLSLHRKRLDTWGVHYCKLPFTN, encoded by the coding sequence ATGCTCAAAAAGATATTCTTCGTTTGTTTATTGGTACAGCAAATGGCTGCCCAGTCCGTATTGCCGCTGATTCCGTTACCCGAAAAAGTCACTCCTGGGAACGGAAATTTTACGCTCGACAGCAAGACGGTGATCGTTGCCGAAAGCGGGTCTTTCGAAGCAAAATTCCTACGGGATTATGTTGAAAGCACGTTTGGACTCAGATTAAAGATCACATCTGTCCCGGCTGCAAAAGGCGTACATGTCATTGCATTCCAGCTTCAGATTCCCGATACCACGGCTTTCGACAGCGAACAATATGTCCTCGATATTTCGGCGGAGCGGATCAATATTGCTGCTGCGGCAAGCCAGGGACAGTTTTATGCGGTACAAACCGTAATCCAGCTGCTCCCAACGGACAAAACAAAATCGGTTAGAATTCCCTGCCTGCGCATCACTGATCGGCCCAAATTCAAATGGCGTGGCATGCACCTCGATGTCAGCAGGCATTTTTTTCCTGTCGATTTTGTCAAACGATACATCGATTACCTTGCTTCATATAAAATGAACACGTTTCACTGGCACCTCACCGACGATCAGGGTTGGCGTATTGAAATTAAAAAATATCCAAAACTGACGCAGGTAGGGGCATGGCGCAACGGCACGATGGTCGGGCATTATAACGAACAACGTTACGATACTATAAAATACGGCGGATTTTACACACAGCAACAAATAAAAGAAGTCGTTGCTTACGCGCGGGAACGGCACATTACGGTCGTCCCTGAAATTGAAATGCCGGGTCATGCACTTGCCGCGCTGTCAGCGTATCCGGAGTTGGCGTGTACCGATGGCCCTTTTGAGGCGGCCAAAGGCTGGGGCGTATTTGAAGACGTGTTTTGCCCTAAAGAAGAGACCTTTACGTTTCTTGAAAATGTGCTATCGGAAGTGATCGAATTGTTTCCGTCCGAATACATTCACATAGGCGGTGATGAGTGTCCAAAAACGCGTTGGAAAAGCTGTGCACACTGTCAGGGACTGATTCGGCAGCTTGGTCTCAGTGACGAACATGAACTGCAGAGTTATTTCATCACAAGGATTGAAAAATACGTAAATGCCAAAGGGCGTAAGATCATAGGCTGGGATGAGATCCTCGAAGGCGGCCTGGCTCCAAACGCCGCCGTGATGAGCTGGCGCGGCACTGAGGGTGGCACCGCTGCAGCTAAATTACACCATAACGTGGTGATGTCGCCGGGTTCTCACTGCTATTTCGACCAATATCAGGCAGATCCGGCAAGCCAAACCCAACCGATTGCTATAGGCGGACTCATTACGCTTGAGAAAGTGTATTCATTTAACCCGATCCCCGAGGCGCTCTCTGAAGCGGAATCGAAATATATATTAGGCGCACAGGCGAATGTCTGGACAGAATATATATTAAATGAAGATCATGTCGAATACATGGTTTTTCCGCGCATTACCGCACTGGCTGAAGTGCTCTGGGGAACAGCCGATCCGGCAAAGTTTAATGATTTTACCAAAAGGCTTTCTTTACACCGAAAGCGGCTCGATACGTGGGGAGTCCATTACTGCAAATTGCCTTTTACGAACTAG
- a CDS encoding deoxynucleoside kinase, translated as MHIAVAGNIGAGKTTLTRLLAKHFKWEPHYEDVVDNPYLDDFYHQMERWSFNLQIYFLNSRFRQILQIRESGKKIIQDRTIYEDAHIFAPNLHAMGLMTNRDFQNYTSLFELMESLVKAPDLLIYLRSSIPNLVGQIHKRGRDYENSISIDYLSRLNERYEAWIQTYNKGKLLIIDVDNIDFVNNPEDLGSILDRINAEINGLF; from the coding sequence ATGCATATAGCAGTAGCAGGAAATATCGGTGCCGGAAAAACCACGCTTACGCGTTTGCTGGCCAAGCATTTTAAATGGGAACCCCATTATGAGGACGTGGTCGACAATCCGTATCTCGACGATTTTTACCACCAGATGGAGCGTTGGTCTTTCAACCTCCAGATTTATTTCCTGAACAGCCGTTTCCGCCAGATCCTGCAAATACGCGAGAGCGGTAAAAAGATCATACAGGACCGGACGATTTATGAAGATGCGCATATTTTTGCGCCGAACCTGCATGCAATGGGCCTGATGACCAATCGTGATTTCCAGAACTATACGTCGCTTTTTGAGCTGATGGAAAGTTTGGTCAAAGCGCCCGATTTGCTGATTTATTTAAGAAGCTCGATCCCGAACCTTGTCGGGCAGATTCACAAACGCGGCCGCGATTATGAAAATTCGATTTCGATTGACTACCTCAGCAGGCTTAACGAACGTTACGAGGCCTGGATCCAGACGTACAACAAAGGGAAACTGCTCATTATCGATGTCGATAACATTGACTTTGTAAACAATCCTGAAGACCTCGGAAGTATTCTGGATCGAATCAATGCTGAAATCAACGGCTTGTTCTAG
- a CDS encoding GLPGLI family protein — MKIDQRNPVFAFIMFLMCSPIFAQKDFQGIAVYESKTSTADFKSRISGNKDITPEMQKMIEERMKTMFEKTFILNFDKNASIYKEEEKLDAPGQNGGMRMMNSMMGGGGTYYKNIREKTYTVDKEFMGKEFLVKDSLPRLNWKMESETRQIGGYNCYKATAVMPVSKTDFKNYRLKKKDENQNADDAKKAETPKKTNFMDDVEIPAEILITAWYAPEIPVSQGPDNYWGLPGLILEVNDGKTTILCSKIVINPKEKADIKAPKNGKEVSQKEYDETVLKKMEEFKDMGGPGNRMQFRMRD, encoded by the coding sequence ATGAAAATAGATCAACGGAATCCAGTTTTCGCGTTCATCATGTTCCTTATGTGCAGCCCGATTTTTGCCCAAAAAGATTTCCAGGGCATTGCCGTATACGAGTCCAAGACCAGTACGGCCGACTTTAAATCGCGCATCAGTGGAAACAAGGACATTACACCCGAAATGCAGAAAATGATTGAAGAGCGCATGAAAACGATGTTTGAGAAAACCTTCATCCTCAATTTCGATAAGAATGCCTCTATTTACAAAGAAGAGGAAAAACTTGACGCGCCGGGCCAGAATGGTGGTATGCGCATGATGAATTCGATGATGGGTGGCGGCGGAACGTATTACAAAAATATCAGGGAAAAAACCTATACGGTCGACAAGGAATTTATGGGCAAGGAATTCCTGGTTAAAGATTCCCTGCCACGACTGAACTGGAAGATGGAAAGCGAGACGCGTCAAATCGGCGGTTACAATTGTTACAAGGCTACGGCCGTCATGCCAGTCAGCAAAACCGATTTCAAGAATTACAGGCTAAAGAAAAAAGACGAAAATCAAAACGCAGATGATGCGAAAAAAGCCGAAACCCCTAAAAAAACCAATTTCATGGATGATGTCGAGATTCCTGCCGAAATCCTGATTACCGCCTGGTACGCACCCGAAATCCCGGTGAGCCAGGGTCCTGACAATTACTGGGGATTGCCCGGCCTGATCCTCGAAGTCAATGATGGTAAAACGACTATCCTTTGCTCGAAAATCGTCATCAACCCTAAAGAAAAGGCGGATATAAAGGCACCGAAGAACGGCAAGGAAGTTTCGCAAAAGG